Below is a window of Diaminobutyricibacter sp. McL0608 DNA.
GTGATCAGCAGGCTACCGAAGACGACGGCGTCGGCTACCGAGTACTCGTCTTCCAGCAGCCGCGGGGCTATCGGCCAGTTGTCGACACCGGTGATCTTGTCCACGTTCTCGTAACGGCTGTTGTACCAGATGTTCCACTCGTCGAACGAGATATCGATCGTCTTGTCGCTTCCGCGCACGGCCCTGACATGGTCGGCGGTCGCGACGACGCTGCGGATGAAGTGTTCCATGTCGACACCCGAGGCGAGAAAGCTTCCGAGGTCACCCGTGTTCTCGTAGTACGCGTGGCACGAGATGTAGTCGACGGCGTCGTAGGCGTGGGTTAGCACTACCCTCTCCCATTCGGCGAAGGTGGGCATCGATGAGCTGGACGACCCGCAGATGACAAGTTCAAGACTCGGGTCGAACATCTTCATCGCCCTGGCGGTCTGCGCCGCCAGCTTGCCGTAGTCGTCGGCCGAGCGGTGTCCGAGCTGCCAGGGTCCGTCCATCTCGTTGCCGAGACACCAGATGCGGACGTCGAACGGCTCGGTGCGTCCGTTGGCCGAGCGGCGCCGCGCGAGCTCGGTGCCTTCCGCAAGGTTGGCGTACTCGAGCAGGTCGAGAGCTTCCGGAGTTCCGCGGGTACCGAGGTTCACTGCGAGCATCAGCTCACTGCCGACCTCTTCGAGCCAGCGCTTGAATTCGTGCAGGCCGATCTCGTTCGTCTCGGCAGAATGCCAGGCGAGGTCGAGTCGCCGCGGCCGCTGCTCGCGTGGACCGATGCTGTCTTCCCACTTGTAGCCGGAGACGAAGTTGCCGCCGGGGTAGCGGATCGCGGTGACCCCCAGCTCTTTGACGAGCTCGATCACGTCGGTGCGGAAGCCGTCGGCGTTTGCGAGAGGGTGACCCGGCTCGTATATGCCGTCGTACACGGAGCGTCCCAGGTGTTCGACGAACGAGCCGAACAGCCGAGGGTTGATGGCGCCGATCGTGGCCGCCGGGTTGATGGTGAGGTGTGCGTTATGCATGGATATGATCCGTTACGGTCGGGCGGCGAAGCGGCGGTCGGACGTGGCGTGGTGCCGATAACGGTCGGCGACCGGGTTCTTGGAGCGGACGAGAGCGGTGTCGGTTTCGATGAGGTCGTAGAGGCCCATCGTCAGGAGATGGTCACGGCGAGCGTTCTCGGTGTGGCGCCAGGTCCATTCGTACATGTCGAACAGCGGCCACCAGGTGTACCCGACGATGCGCGTCCCTTCGGAGCGCATGGTTTCAACGAGGCCGACGGACTCGTCGAGCCACGCGATGCGCTCTTCGACGGATCCGGTCACGCAGGTCTCTGTGACCATCACGGGAGCGCCGTACCGGAAGGAGTAGGTCTGGAGTGCGTCCCGTAGCCCGTCCACGCCGCGATCGACCGACGGACGCGGGTCCGCGAAGCCACCGGAGTGGTGGACACCCGCCTCAAACAATTCCGTCGAGTGCCCCGGGTAATAATTGACGCCCATCACATCCGGATGCACCGGATTTTCGCGGAACCACGCGAGGGTGTTGTCGTCCACACCGCTCCGGCGCAGGACGGCCGTGAGCGGATGCTCCTCCATGACCCGGCCGGTCACGAGGTCTTCCACCAGGTACACCTGCTCGGTGAGTCGCACAGCTTCATCCCGGTGCTCTGGCGCCTGGGTGTCTCCGACGAATTTCATCGCCGCGTCGACGTGCACGAAGGTGGCGTTCGGTACCAGCTCAGCGATCGCCTGCTGGGTTCGCACGAACCCGCGGGCCACATTCACGGCGATGGTCGCGAAGCCGCGCGCGCCTGACAGATACGGTGGCCAGTACGCGTATTCGCCGGCGAACAACGCATGGATGACGGGCTCGTTGACCGGCGTGTAGTCCGTTGCGAAGTCGCCATAGCGTTCCGCGAAACGCGTTCCGTACTCCGCCACGTGTTCGGGGTAGTCCGGATGCGCGAACTCATCCTCGAGCCAGGTGGGCGTCCCGTAGTGCATCAGGTCGACGATCGGGGTTAGTCCGGATGCACGCATGGCTTCGAGTGCACGGTCCGTCCACGACCAGTCCCAGCGTCCCCGCTCGGGTGATACCCGATACCACGGCACGCCCCAGCGGAGGAGATCGGCTCCGGTTGACGCACCGAGAGCGAAGTCGCTCGCGTACTGCGCGTAGTGATCGGTGAGTTCGTACTCGTCGATCGCGCGCTCGCCGGTTCGGGTCTGGGGAACGAAGGTGTCCTCTATTCCGAGCGCGAAGTGCAGCCGCCCATCTTCGAACCAACGAGGGGCGGGGGCTGGCGGGGTCACGGTCCTCATTTCAATCCGGTGGTGGCGACGCTCTCGATGAAGCGTCGTTGCATGATGAGGAACAGGATCGCGAGCGGGAGCACCGCGATGAGGGAGCCGGCCATCATCGTGCCGTACGGGATGATCCCGCTCGGCCCGGTCAGCAAGGTCAGTCCCGAGGTGATCGTGCCCATATCGGGACTGGTGGTGAACACCAGTGGCCACAGCAGGTCATTCCAGTTGTTCACGAAGGTGAAGATCGCCAGCGTCAGCAGTGCCGGAAGGGCGTTGGGAAGCACCACGCTCCGGAACACGCGGAATTCGCTCGCGCCGTCGATCCTCGCCGCATTGTCAAGGTCGCGTGGGAGGGCGATGAAGAACTGGCGGAGGAAGAAGATGCCGAATGCGTCGGCCGCACGCGGGATGATCAGTCCGGCAAACGTGTTGACCCAGCCGAGGTTTCCGACAAGTTGGTAGATCGGGATCAGGGTCGCCTGGAACGGGATCATCAAACTCGCGACGATCACGATCAGCAGCACGCGGTTGCCCCGGAAATCCAGCCGCGCGAGGGCATACGCCGCGAGCGAGTCGAAGACCAGGGCGAAAAGCGTGACCCCGCCGGCGAAGATGAAACTGTTCAGGAAAAGCCGGGCGAACGGCAGGTCGTTGAAGATCCGCACGAAATTGTCCATCGTCCAGCCGCTCGGGGCCAGCGTCGGTGGATACGCGTTTATCTCGGCGGCCGGTTTGAAAGCCGTGAACACAATGACAATCACCGGAAGCAGAACAATGAGGGTGAGCACCACCACGGCTGCGAAGAGAAGCCAGCGACCCGCGGTGGGCCCGGCACTCGGGCGCCTCCGTGTGGAGGTACGGGTGTGGGAAGAGGCGGCGGAGGTAGCAGTGGTCATCAGCCCAGGTCCTTCTCACGTCGGCCGAAGAATCGGAATTGGATCAGGCTGAGAATGAGCGTCGCCAGCAGCAGCACGTAGGAGAGCGCCGAGGCGAGCCCGAGATCGAGCTTCTTGAAGCCCTCCTCGTAAATCTCCATGACGACGGTCTGCGTCGACCGGTAGGGGCCGCCACCGGTCATCACATAGATCTGGTCGAATGCTTGGAGCGCGGCGATCATTGCGAAAACGACCACGAAGGCCAGGGTGTTGCTGAGTTGCGGAAGCGTCACATGCAGGAAGCGCTTCCACGCTCCGGCCCCGTCGAGTCGTGCCGCCTCGTAGAGGCTGGCGGGGATCTCCTGAAGTCCGGCAATGAAGATCACCATGTAGAAACCGAAGCTCTTCCACACGGCGACCAGGACGACGGTGGGCAACGCGAGCACCGGGTCTTGCAGAACGTTGCCGAGCTGGATGCCGAGTGATCGCAGCCAGTAATTGAGCAAGCCCACTTGCGGGTCGAGCAAATACGACCAGGCGAACGCTGCGACGGCGAGCGAGACGATGAAGGGGATGAACAGGGCCGTACGAAAAATCCCACGGGCAGTGAGCAGCGGATTGTTCAGCAGGAGCGCGAGCGCGAGCGCTCCGATCAGCGCAGTCGGGGTGAAGAGGACGGCATACAACGCCGTCGTACCGAGCGTTCCGAGGATGCTTGGGTCAGTGAAGATTTGAACATAGTTGTCGAGGCCGATCCATTGCTCGACGCCGAATCCGCTGCTGTTCGTGAACGACAGCCGTAGGGCGGAAAGCATCGGCCAGGCGACGAACGCGGTCAGGATGACCAGGGCCGGGAGCAGGAACACCAGTGCGATCCTGGCCGAGCCACGCCGCGTCCGGATCGGACCTCGGCCTCCCAAGGGTGCCGGAGGTCGATACCTCCGGTTGGGTGTTCTGACAGTCGTTGTCATGGGTTATTTCTCCAGAGCGGTGGCCGCCGGGCCTCGAAGCGCGGCGGCCACCGGATTGTTGGTGCTTGTTACTTGCTCAGCGCTAGCTGGACTTTGGCGGAGGCTGCTGTCAGCAGTGCTGAGGGGTCGCCTCCCGCCAGGGCCTTCTGTGTCGCCTCGTCGACCGCAGACAGCACGTCGACGCTGTTCGCGACGCCGGGCAGCAGCGGACGTGCCGTTCCTGAGATTGCGGTCAGGGCTGCGACGACTGGGTTCGACGAAACGTCCGAAGCGGGGATGTCGGTGCGCAGCGGCGGCCATCCGGAGCCGAGTGACCACTTGGTAGCCACCGCCTTGGTGAAGAAGTAGTCGAAGAACTTCTTGGCAGCAGCTTGCTTGGTCGGGTCGGCCTGGGCGGTAACCGCCGCGCTGATACCGATTGCCGATGCAGCCTGCTCCTGAGGGCCGGCGGGGATGCCAGCGATTCCCCAGTCGATCTTCGCGTCGGAGGCCACTCCGGCCATCCACGGGCCACCGATTTCCATCGCGGCCTTTCCGGAACTGAACAACTTGTCGGATCCAACGCCGTCGAGACCAGTCGGTGAGATGTGGTTCTTCGTCACCGCGTCCGCCCAGAACTTCAGC
It encodes the following:
- a CDS encoding alpha-N-arabinofuranosidase, with product MHNAHLTINPAATIGAINPRLFGSFVEHLGRSVYDGIYEPGHPLANADGFRTDVIELVKELGVTAIRYPGGNFVSGYKWEDSIGPREQRPRRLDLAWHSAETNEIGLHEFKRWLEEVGSELMLAVNLGTRGTPEALDLLEYANLAEGTELARRRSANGRTEPFDVRIWCLGNEMDGPWQLGHRSADDYGKLAAQTARAMKMFDPSLELVICGSSSSSMPTFAEWERVVLTHAYDAVDYISCHAYYENTGDLGSFLASGVDMEHFIRSVVATADHVRAVRGSDKTIDISFDEWNIWYNSRYENVDKITGVDNWPIAPRLLEDEYSVADAVVFGSLLITLLKHADRVTSASLAQLVNVIAPIMTEPGGTSWRQTTFYPFAATAHNARGVALDVTPVSGTYETEKFGDVPLIDAVASLDEGTGKIALFAVNRSTDEGASLEIDLAGRLDLDAFIVTARTLSDNDINASNTLENPDRVGLAENTTIAAEGGVLRIELPAVSWTEILLTPQA
- a CDS encoding family 1 glycosylhydrolase translates to MRTVTPPAPAPRWFEDGRLHFALGIEDTFVPQTRTGERAIDEYELTDHYAQYASDFALGASTGADLLRWGVPWYRVSPERGRWDWSWTDRALEAMRASGLTPIVDLMHYGTPTWLEDEFAHPDYPEHVAEYGTRFAERYGDFATDYTPVNEPVIHALFAGEYAYWPPYLSGARGFATIAVNVARGFVRTQQAIAELVPNATFVHVDAAMKFVGDTQAPEHRDEAVRLTEQVYLVEDLVTGRVMEEHPLTAVLRRSGVDDNTLAWFRENPVHPDVMGVNYYPGHSTELFEAGVHHSGGFADPRPSVDRGVDGLRDALQTYSFRYGAPVMVTETCVTGSVEERIAWLDESVGLVETMRSEGTRIVGYTWWPLFDMYEWTWRHTENARRDHLLTMGLYDLIETDTALVRSKNPVADRYRHHATSDRRFAARP
- a CDS encoding carbohydrate ABC transporter permease — translated: MTTATSAASSHTRTSTRRRPSAGPTAGRWLLFAAVVVLTLIVLLPVIVIVFTAFKPAAEINAYPPTLAPSGWTMDNFVRIFNDLPFARLFLNSFIFAGGVTLFALVFDSLAAYALARLDFRGNRVLLIVIVASLMIPFQATLIPIYQLVGNLGWVNTFAGLIIPRAADAFGIFFLRQFFIALPRDLDNAARIDGASEFRVFRSVVLPNALPALLTLAIFTFVNNWNDLLWPLVFTTSPDMGTITSGLTLLTGPSGIIPYGTMMAGSLIAVLPLAILFLIMQRRFIESVATTGLK
- a CDS encoding carbohydrate ABC transporter permease — protein: MFLLPALVILTAFVAWPMLSALRLSFTNSSGFGVEQWIGLDNYVQIFTDPSILGTLGTTALYAVLFTPTALIGALALALLLNNPLLTARGIFRTALFIPFIVSLAVAAFAWSYLLDPQVGLLNYWLRSLGIQLGNVLQDPVLALPTVVLVAVWKSFGFYMVIFIAGLQEIPASLYEAARLDGAGAWKRFLHVTLPQLSNTLAFVVVFAMIAALQAFDQIYVMTGGGPYRSTQTVVMEIYEEGFKKLDLGLASALSYVLLLATLILSLIQFRFFGRREKDLG
- a CDS encoding extracellular solute-binding protein is translated as MDDFNKSQKQITIKTTTKTWAVIGDTLLPALSAKKGPDIVALPAENLPVYASKGAFAKLDDFYAQASTRNANLSPRAVEMEKVNGAYYGVPTGFVPLSVIYNKGLFTKAGISTFPTTWDEWVADAKKLTVDQNGDGKPEQYGLALPDHATVGNGVWASLFYGNGGDLVKNNKSAVDSAANVQTLKFWADAVTKNHISPTGLDGVGSDKLFSSGKAAMEIGGPWMAGVASDAKIDWGIAGIPAGPQEQAASAIGISAAVTAQADPTKQAAAKKFFDYFFTKAVATKWSLGSGWPPLRTDIPASDVSSNPVVAALTAISGTARPLLPGVANSVDVLSAVDEATQKALAGGDPSALLTAASAKVQLALSK